One segment of Acidianus sp. HS-5 DNA contains the following:
- a CDS encoding formate--phosphoribosylaminoimidazolecarboxamide ligase, with translation MIISTLGSHSSLQILHGAKKDGFKTAVVSDKNRENFYRRFSFIDEIRSYDNLDKAVDLINKNDEETIFIPHGSLIEYLGMDRVKKIRTPIFGNRNLFEWESNQHKKMSLLKMAEIKIPESFESPEDVDRLVIVKLPGAKGGKGYFIAKNKEEVKEGLSKLLSAKLIKSADEVIIQEYIIGIPMYFQFFYSPVFKRVEITGMDLRYESNVDGLRRLPTNVIDVEPTFVVAGNIPVVARESLLPKAFEYAENFVNAVNERIPPGMIGPFCLESVVTDNLDIVVFEFSGRIVAGTNLYVEGSPYSWLYWDEPMSVGRRIAREIKIAKLENKLGEITT, from the coding sequence ATGATAATTAGCACTCTGGGAAGTCATTCTTCTTTACAGATTCTACATGGAGCAAAAAAGGATGGATTTAAGACAGCTGTGGTAAGCGATAAGAATAGAGAAAATTTCTATAGAAGATTTAGTTTTATAGATGAAATAAGAAGCTACGATAACTTAGATAAGGCAGTAGATTTAATAAATAAAAACGATGAAGAGACAATATTCATACCTCATGGAAGCCTTATAGAATATTTAGGAATGGACAGAGTGAAAAAGATTAGGACTCCGATATTCGGGAACAGGAATTTGTTTGAATGGGAGTCAAATCAGCATAAAAAAATGAGCTTACTAAAGATGGCTGAAATAAAAATTCCAGAATCTTTTGAAAGTCCTGAAGATGTGGATAGACTTGTAATAGTAAAGCTTCCTGGAGCTAAAGGAGGAAAAGGATATTTCATTGCAAAAAATAAGGAGGAAGTAAAAGAAGGGCTTAGCAAATTACTTTCTGCTAAGCTTATTAAATCAGCAGATGAGGTAATAATCCAAGAGTATATAATAGGCATCCCAATGTATTTTCAATTCTTTTATAGTCCTGTTTTTAAAAGAGTAGAAATAACTGGAATGGACCTCAGATATGAGAGTAATGTAGACGGCCTAAGGAGATTGCCCACAAATGTTATAGACGTAGAGCCAACTTTTGTAGTTGCAGGAAATATTCCGGTTGTAGCTAGAGAAAGTCTATTACCTAAAGCATTCGAATATGCGGAAAATTTTGTGAATGCAGTAAATGAACGTATTCCTCCAGGTATGATAGGACCATTCTGCCTAGAGTCTGTGGTTACAGACAATTTAGACATTGTAGTGTTTGAGTTTTCCGGAAGAATAGTTGCTGGCACAAACTTATATGTAGAAGGAAGTCCATATAGCTGGCTTTATTGGGATGAGCCTATGAGCGTAGGTAGAAGGATTGCGAGAGAAATTAAAATAGCTAAGCTTGAAAATAAACTTGGTGAAATCACAACTTGA
- a CDS encoding formate--phosphoribosylaminoimidazolecarboxamide ligase family protein — translation MIKIAALASHSALDVFDGAKDEGFNTIALCKKGRERPYLEFKRIVDECVLLNDFKEIPTENVQQKLLNENAIIVPNRSLAVYVGYDNLENMKVKFFGNRKMLRWEERKGEKNYYKLLDEAKIRRPRIYRPDNIDSAVIVKLPESKRRVERGFFFAKNKEDFDKKLDEAKKDGIIDEESIKEMVIEEFILGAYFNVNYFYSPIFNRTEIISIDRRIQSDWDEFYKLPADIQLSLNRTPRLIEVGHEPATIRESLLEKLFNIGYSFVEATQKLEPPGIIGAFTLQLSVTPDLDVVVFDVAPRIGGGTNAYMGIGSQYSKLYFGKPISLGRRIAVEIKEAMNKSLEEKVIF, via the coding sequence TTGATAAAGATAGCTGCCTTAGCAAGTCATTCAGCATTGGACGTATTTGATGGTGCTAAGGACGAAGGGTTTAATACTATTGCATTGTGCAAGAAAGGAAGAGAAAGACCATATTTAGAATTCAAAAGAATAGTTGATGAGTGCGTTTTATTAAATGATTTTAAGGAGATACCTACAGAAAACGTTCAGCAAAAACTACTTAACGAAAACGCTATTATTGTACCAAATAGAAGCCTTGCAGTTTACGTGGGCTATGACAACTTAGAGAATATGAAAGTAAAATTTTTTGGAAATAGAAAAATGCTTAGATGGGAAGAAAGAAAAGGAGAGAAGAATTATTACAAATTACTTGATGAAGCAAAAATCAGAAGGCCTAGAATTTATAGGCCGGATAATATAGATTCTGCTGTTATAGTTAAGCTTCCTGAATCTAAAAGACGTGTAGAGAGAGGATTCTTTTTTGCAAAAAATAAGGAAGATTTCGATAAGAAGCTGGACGAAGCAAAAAAAGACGGAATAATAGATGAAGAAAGTATAAAGGAAATGGTTATAGAGGAATTCATCTTAGGAGCATATTTTAATGTTAATTACTTCTATAGTCCAATTTTTAATAGAACAGAAATTATTAGCATAGATAGGAGAATACAAAGCGATTGGGACGAATTCTACAAACTGCCTGCCGATATTCAGCTTAGCCTAAATAGAACTCCCAGACTTATAGAAGTTGGCCATGAACCTGCAACAATAAGAGAAAGCTTGCTGGAAAAGTTATTCAATATAGGATATTCGTTTGTAGAAGCTACGCAAAAACTTGAGCCCCCAGGGATAATAGGGGCTTTTACATTACAACTCTCTGTAACCCCAGATTTAGACGTAGTAGTTTTTGACGTAGCGCCTAGAATAGGCGGAGGAACTAATGCTTATATGGGCATAGGTAGTCAGTATTCAAAACTATATTTCGGTAAACCAATAAGTCTAGGTAGAAGAATAGCTGTAGAAATCAAAGAAGCAATGAATAAATCCCTAGAAGAGAAGGTTATTTTTTAA
- the purB gene encoding adenylosuccinate lyase, translating into MSICPLDWRYGSNEMRKIFSREGIIRYRIQVEIALLYALKDLGHVSQKDINTVEKVSENIDLNEIDKLEEKLGHDVMAMVVWLADKAGESGRFLHFGATSYDIVDTAYALMFRDALNILERKLLQILDILSQMSIKYKDVIMIGRTHGQHALPITLGFKFANYLYDISRSLERIKDTEKRLIKGKFAGAVGTMAAWGDKGDIIEGKVMQKLGLLPHEISTQVAPRDGFAEIISDLAILASQLDRFALEVRELMRPEIREISEGVGNRVGSSTMPHKENPVTAEKISGLAKVIRGLCLTELENIPLWHERDLTNSSSERIVFSHTFLIIDEMLDSTISLLHNLIIYPENMKKNIEITKGLVMAESLMINLTLKGMPRHIAHELSMKLSRDAENNGRSLLEEAMENDIIKKYFTINEIKKILDPNNYLGKTDYLIQRAIKYYEKLKEGYNLKIQNTNS; encoded by the coding sequence ATGAGTATTTGTCCTTTAGACTGGAGATATGGAAGCAATGAAATGAGGAAGATTTTCTCTAGGGAGGGTATAATAAGGTATAGGATACAAGTAGAAATAGCATTACTTTACGCTTTAAAAGACTTAGGACATGTTTCACAAAAAGATATAAATACTGTAGAAAAAGTTTCAGAGAATATAGACCTAAATGAGATAGATAAGTTAGAAGAGAAACTAGGACATGATGTAATGGCTATGGTTGTATGGCTAGCAGACAAAGCGGGAGAAAGTGGTAGATTTCTCCATTTTGGTGCTACAAGTTATGATATAGTCGATACTGCATATGCTTTAATGTTTAGAGATGCATTAAATATCCTTGAAAGGAAATTATTACAGATTCTCGATATTCTTTCTCAAATGTCGATAAAATATAAAGATGTTATTATGATAGGGAGAACCCACGGTCAGCATGCGTTACCAATAACTTTAGGATTTAAATTTGCAAACTATCTTTATGATATCTCTAGGTCTTTAGAGAGAATAAAAGATACCGAAAAAAGACTTATAAAAGGTAAGTTTGCCGGTGCTGTAGGAACTATGGCTGCATGGGGTGATAAAGGAGATATAATTGAAGGAAAGGTTATGCAGAAACTGGGTTTGTTACCTCACGAAATTTCCACACAAGTTGCTCCTAGAGATGGTTTTGCTGAAATTATTTCAGATTTGGCAATTCTCGCATCGCAATTGGATAGGTTTGCATTAGAAGTCAGAGAACTAATGAGACCAGAAATAAGGGAAATAAGTGAAGGTGTAGGAAACAGAGTAGGAAGCAGCACAATGCCGCATAAAGAAAATCCTGTAACTGCAGAAAAGATAAGTGGATTAGCTAAAGTTATTAGAGGACTATGTTTGACAGAATTGGAGAATATACCTTTATGGCATGAGAGAGATTTAACTAACAGCTCGTCAGAACGTATAGTATTTTCTCACACTTTCCTAATAATTGATGAAATGTTGGATAGTACAATATCATTACTACATAATTTAATAATTTATCCTGAAAACATGAAGAAAAATATAGAAATAACTAAAGGTCTTGTCATGGCTGAAAGCTTAATGATTAATCTAACATTAAAAGGTATGCCTAGACATATTGCCCATGAACTATCTATGAAACTTTCTAGAGATGCTGAGAATAATGGACGCTCGTTACTGGAAGAAGCGATGGAAAATGATATAATTAAAAAATATTTTACAATTAACGAAATTAAAAAGATCCTAGATCCTAATAATTACCTAGGGAAAACAGATTATTTAATACAGAGAGCTATTAAGTACTATGAAAAGTTAAAAGAAGGATATAATTTAAAAATTCAGAATACCAATTCATAA